In Cydia pomonella isolate Wapato2018A chromosome 1, ilCydPomo1, whole genome shotgun sequence, one genomic interval encodes:
- the LOC133520194 gene encoding MRN complex-interacting protein isoform X1, with amino-acid sequence MPQTFQVLRCYKCEVFQVHPTKKANKWKCKLCNVRNNFKRFYGLGTGKECRLHVQKLNGIRADIDANATSCASDTSGTSNTTENPEQNEILYCSVAKKSKWLDYLDTEENSHTEENEQISDETMLLNNTEIVLELPKKCKRKSYTSTRILNKPKSECFSEDFSQPLTTSNDDKKSNNITTAMDRTKSVIYTCTADTAHYVPEASIINNSKWAKLVDNTQNCEDEYSKDPITYNIFTLNPIQDEELDSVLDL; translated from the exons ATGCCTCAAACCTTCCAAGTGTTGCGGTGTTACAAATGCGAGGTGTTCCAA gtacaCCCAACTAAGAAAGCTAACAAATGGAAATGTAAGCTATGTAATGTGAGAAACAattttaaacggttttatggTTTGGGCACAGGCAAAGAGTGCAGGTTACACGTCCAGAAACTAAATGGGATCAGAGCTGACATCGATGCCAATGCCACTAGCTGTGCATCTGATACCAGTGGCACCAGTAATACAACAGAAAACCCAGAACAGAATGAAATCTTATACTGTTCAGTTGCCAAGAAAAGTAAATGGCTGGATTATTTAGACACTGAGGAAAACTCACATACTGAGGAAAATGAACAAATTTCTGACGAAACAATGCTCCTGAACAATACTGAGATTGTATTGGAATTACCAAAAAAGTGTAAACGGAAATCTTATACAAGTACTAGAATATTGAATAAGCCTAAATCTGAATGTTTTTCAGAAGATTTTTCGCAACCCTTAACAACGTCAAATGATGATAAAAAGAGTAATAATATAACAACAGCCATGGATAGAACCAAATCAGTTATTTATACCTGCACGGCTGACACAGCCCATTATGTACCAGAAGcttcaataattaataattcaaaatgGGCAAAATTGGTAGACAACACCCAAAATTGTGAAGATGAATATAGTAAGGATCcgattacatataatatattcactCTCAACCCTATACAAGATGAGGAACTTGATTCAGTCCTGGATCTGTAG
- the LOC133520194 gene encoding uncharacterized protein LOC133520194 isoform X2 encodes MRGVPSKECRLHVQKLNGIRADIDANATSCASDTSGTSNTTENPEQNEILYCSVAKKSKWLDYLDTEENSHTEENEQISDETMLLNNTEIVLELPKKCKRKSYTSTRILNKPKSECFSEDFSQPLTTSNDDKKSNNITTAMDRTKSVIYTCTADTAHYVPEASIINNSKWAKLVDNTQNCEDEYSKDPITYNIFTLNPIQDEELDSVLDL; translated from the exons ATGCGAGGTGTTCCAA GCAAAGAGTGCAGGTTACACGTCCAGAAACTAAATGGGATCAGAGCTGACATCGATGCCAATGCCACTAGCTGTGCATCTGATACCAGTGGCACCAGTAATACAACAGAAAACCCAGAACAGAATGAAATCTTATACTGTTCAGTTGCCAAGAAAAGTAAATGGCTGGATTATTTAGACACTGAGGAAAACTCACATACTGAGGAAAATGAACAAATTTCTGACGAAACAATGCTCCTGAACAATACTGAGATTGTATTGGAATTACCAAAAAAGTGTAAACGGAAATCTTATACAAGTACTAGAATATTGAATAAGCCTAAATCTGAATGTTTTTCAGAAGATTTTTCGCAACCCTTAACAACGTCAAATGATGATAAAAAGAGTAATAATATAACAACAGCCATGGATAGAACCAAATCAGTTATTTATACCTGCACGGCTGACACAGCCCATTATGTACCAGAAGcttcaataattaataattcaaaatgGGCAAAATTGGTAGACAACACCCAAAATTGTGAAGATGAATATAGTAAGGATCcgattacatataatatattcactCTCAACCCTATACAAGATGAGGAACTTGATTCAGTCCTGGATCTGTAG